A stretch of the Capsicum annuum cultivar UCD-10X-F1 chromosome 10, UCD10Xv1.1, whole genome shotgun sequence genome encodes the following:
- the LOC107845440 gene encoding ATG8-interacting protein 1, producing MENNEEGEETAPSRNEWEVVSLAESTYAAAPDSRKVDLIDDNSAEFVAETSDPMIMSGHFGFPPNQHETAALPPDNDEILNEQGREDATPEFVADKGIKSDTHEVNSKTKGLSTMEFPGDQMFNEKVSILSLSSAEFEEDAVLQGSSLVEKEQNFFCSTAYSSFHSEESMGVSETTEEINMLAEPVEPFHQGIDSFVSDLPKAKDEDNDDAENLPCQFWWKRRAVSLIAHAKDANTFWSIAIAAAVMGIVVIGQRWRLERWQVLQIKWKFGGHDERISRAFISPMSRLKEVMIGSGGRGGSFTRGSASMQY from the exons atggaaaataatgaGGAAGGGGAGGAAACTGCTCCTTCTAGAAATGAGTGGGAAGTGGTATCGCTCGCCGAGTCAACATATGCTGCTGCCCCTGATTCAAGAAAGGTTGATCTCATTGATGACAATAGTGCAGAGTTTGTAGCTGAAACTTCTGATCCGATGATTATGTCGGGGCACTTTGGCTTTCCACCAAATCAGCATGAGACTGCAGCATTGCCACCAGATAATGATGAGATTCTCAATGAGCAGGGAAGAGAAGATGCTACTCCTGAATTTGTTGCTGACAAAGGGATTAAGTCAGATACACATGAAgtaaattcaaaaactaaaggaTTGAGCACAATGGAATTTCCTGGAGATCAAATGTTCAATGAAAAGGTTAGCATCTTATCCTTAAGCAGTGCAGAATTTGAAGAAGATGCAGTCTTGCAGGGGTCAAGTTTGGTGGAAAAAGAGCAGAATTTCTTTTGTTCTACTGCATATAGTTCTTTCCATAGTGAAGAATCCATGGGTGTGTCGGAAACAACAGAAGAAATCAATATGCTTGCAGAACCAGTTGAGCCCTTTCACCAAGGTATAGACTCTTTCGTATCTGATTTGCCAAAAGCTAAAGATGAAGATAACGACGATGCAGAAAATCTTCCTTGTCAATTCTGGTGGAAAAGACGGGCTGTTTCACTTATTGCCCATGCAAAAGATGCCAACACATTCTGGTCCATTGCCATTGCTGCAGCTGTTATGGGCATTGTGGTTATTGGCCAGAGATGGCGGCTAGAAAGGTGGCAGGTGCTGCAAATAAAGTGGAAGTTTGGAGGCCATGATGAG AGAATTAGCAGGGCATTTATTAGCCCCATGTCCCGTCTGAAAGAAGTGATGATTGGGAGTGGTGGTCGTGGTGGTTCCTTTACCCGAGGAAGTGCATCAATGCAATATTAA